From Coffea arabica cultivar ET-39 chromosome 2e, Coffea Arabica ET-39 HiFi, whole genome shotgun sequence, the proteins below share one genomic window:
- the LOC140036104 gene encoding uncharacterized protein produces MKKLGHLPSRVDMFEHCYTDSNGNPGNDDVATTLVTLKEKVSQLPPGSNDDVGRDDTFAQVFREDKNGRVRMYGLGVTPSDKWGNAPSRSTCQRIVMEQKAAISKMEEKFAEQDQQLKDQAKELTELKAMEGDWVDIVSLLDPTKYLAIGCLQGIDPSKVVGGQSLGPCWCEILVQIVVERSEQLIRPYGLLQTIEDALGAPIAWPLKLVKIHED; encoded by the exons ATGAAAAAATTAGGTCATCTTCCATCACGAGTTGACATGTTCGAACACTGTTATACTGACTCAAATGGAAACCCGGGAAATGATGACGTTGCAACTACATTGGTGA CTTTGAAAGAAAAAGTTAGCCAACTTCCTCCTGGTTCTAATGATGATGTTGGTCGTGATGATACATTCGCCCAAGTATTTAGGGAAGATAAGAATGGACGTGTGCGCATGTATGGTCTAGGTGTGACACCATCAGACAAATGGGGTAATGCACCTAGTCGCAGCACTTGTCAGCGTATTGTTATGGAGCAAAAGGCAGCAATTTCTAAGATGGAAGAAAAATTTGCTGAACAAGATCAGCAGCTTAAAGACCAAGCCAAAGAACTTACAGAGCTCAAAGCAATG GAAGGTGATTGGGTGGATATTGTCAGTTTGCTTGATCCAACAAAATATCTAGCTATTGGTTGCCTCCAAGGAATTGATCCTTCTAAAGTTGTTGGCGGACAATCATTAGGACCATGTTGGTGTGAAATACTAGTACAAATTGTGGTGGAACGCAGCGAACAATTGATTAGGCCTTATGGGCTCTTGCAGACAATTGAAGATGCACTTGGTGCACCGATTGCTTGGCCACTGAAATTG GTAAAGATTCATGAGGATTGA